From Triticum urartu cultivar G1812 chromosome 2, Tu2.1, whole genome shotgun sequence, a single genomic window includes:
- the LOC125538431 gene encoding serine/threonine-protein kinase STY8-like, producing the protein MGVWSNGEFERMMEGFSLGPIREGVDEAISARRDTQIRLHEIHLLHEIIFSSVDKPKFLSQLSTLFSDLGLNIRETHLFSTTDGLCLDVFVVDGWETEETDDLLQQLKETAKRNPSLSNLTSSASERISELQEKIGESEFDRDLLQIEEKIASGSSGDLYRGTYLDVDVAIKYLRTEHVNDNSKVEFLQEIMILRSVNHENVVRFYRACTKQRKYLIVTEYMAGGNLYDFLHKHNNALELSLILRIAIGISKGMDYLHQNNIIHRDLKSANLLIGNGQIVKIADFGVSRQRSQEGDMTAETGTYRWMAPEVINHKPYDHKADVFSFAIVLWELVTSKVPYENLTPLQAALSVRQGLRLVIPSGVHPRLSKLIQRCWGENPHTRPVFSEITAELEDILRPIQVASRSKGSHRHIKQKIQMKSQR; encoded by the exons ATGGGCGTGTGGAG CAACGGCGAATTCGAGCGGATGATGGAAGGCTTCAGTTTGGGGCCAATAAGAGAAGGCGTGGACGAGGCCATTTCTGCAAG GAGGGATACACAAATTCGCCTTCATGAAATTCACCTTCTTCATGAAATTATTTTTTCTTCCGTTGACAAGCCAAAGTTCCTTAGTCAG CTATCTACGCTGTTTTCCGATCTTGGATTGAACATTCGTGAAACTCATTTGTTCTCAACCACAGATGGGTTGTGTTTGGATGTGTTTGTTGTTGATGGCTGGGAAACAGAG GAGACAGATGATTTGCTGCAGCAGCTCAAGGAGACAGCGAAACGTAAT CCCTCGTTATCTAATCTAACAAGTTCAGCCTCGGAGAGAATATCAGAGCTGCAAGAAAAGATTGGAGAATCTGAATTTGACAGGGATCTGTTGCAGATTGAAGAAAAGATTGCGTCTGGATCTTCTGGAGACTT ATATCGAGGAACTTACCTTGATGTGGATGTTGCAATAAAGTACCTTAGAACTGAACATGTTAACGATAATTCAAAAGTGGAGTTTTTGCAAGAAATAATGATTTTAAG GAGCGTTAATCATGAAAATGTCGTTCGCTTTTACAGGGCATGCACAAAGCAGCGAAAGTATCTCATTGTAACAG AGTACATGGCTGGAGGTAATCTGTATGACTTCCTTCACAAGCATAACAATGCCTTGGAGCTTTCCTTGATTCTTAGGATTGCTATTGGCATATCAAAAGGCATGGATTATTTGCACCAGAATAACATCATCCATAGAGACTTAAAGTCTGCCAATTTACTAATTGGCAATGGTCAA ATCGTGAAGATTGCAGATTTTGGTGTCTCTCGTCAACGATCGCAAGAGGGTGATATGACTGCTGAAACTGGCACCTACAGATGGATGGCACCTGAG GTGATAAACCATAAGCCTTATGATCACAAGGCAGATGTCTTCAGCTTTGCTATTGTTCTATGGGAGTTGGTCACTTCAAAG GTCCCATATGAAAACCTGACACCATTGCAAGCGGCACTGTCAGTAAGGCAG GGACTTCGTTTGGTGATTCCCTCAGGTGTGCATCCGAGATTGTCTAAATTGATTCAACGGTGTTGGGGCGAAAACCCCCATACGCGACCCGTTTTCTCTGAGATCACCGCGGAACTGGAAGATATCTTGCGGCCTATTCAG GTCGCCTCCCGCTCCAAAGGAAGCCATCGACATATCAAACAAAAGATACAGATGAAATCACAGCGATAG